The Castanea sativa cultivar Marrone di Chiusa Pesio chromosome 11, ASM4071231v1 genome contains a region encoding:
- the LOC142618040 gene encoding aspartic proteinase CDR1-like, giving the protein MASFHSLLSFAALATTFSIVFICSFALIEASNGGFSVDLIHRDSPNSPFYDPSETPSQRIAKALRRSINRVNHFKPTSTFSTNVAQADIIAKGGEYLMKYSVGTPPVEILGIADTGSDLTWLQCKPCNDCYNQTAPIFDPKRSRTYKRVACESSLCRSLAGSSCSGYAGSSCLYSEAYGDQSFSNGDLATDTLTLGSTESRPVPLPKTILGCGHDNIGTYEAQGSGIVGLGRGEISLTSQLGSSIDGKFSYCLIPLTSRGKTTSKLNFGSNAVVSGSGVVSTPLVSGEYKTFYYLTLEAISVGRKRIDLINPSESGNSEGNIIIDSGTTLTMLPSNLYPKFESAVKDKIHLPTTDDPNGFLSLCYKSSSREFSGPSITAHFTGADVNLSSRTTFVRVDKKVVCLAFVPADSIGIFGNLAQSNLLVGYDVVKKSVSFKPTDCTNL; this is encoded by the coding sequence ATGGCATCTTTTCACTCACTTCTCTCCTTCGCTGCATTGGCAACCACATTCTCCATTGTCTTTATCTGTAGCTTCGCTCTCATTGAGGCTTCCAATGGAGGCTTTAGCGTGGATCTAATCCACCGTGACTCTCCAAACTCTCCCTTCTATGACCCCTCAGAAACTCCTTCACAGCGCATAGCCAAGGCTTTGCGTCGTTCCATTAACCGTGTCAATCATTTTAAGCCAACTTCCACATTCTCTACCAATGTAGCTCAAGCAGATATAATCGCAAAGGGAGGTGAATACCTTATGAAATACTCTGTTGGTACACCACCAGTTGAAATCCTAGGCATTGCTGATACTGGTAGTGATTTGACTTGGCTACAGTGCAAGCCTTGCAATGACTGCTACAATCAAACAGCGCCAATTTTTGATCCTAAAAGGTCAAGAACATACAAAAGAGTTGCATGCGAATCATCCCTATGTCGGTCTCTAGCAGGAAGCTCATGCTCAGGCTACGCTGGTTCAAGTTGCCTATATTCCGAGGCTTATGGCGATCAATCTTTTTCAAACGGGGATCTTGCTACCGACACTCTCACTCTGGGATCAACTGAAAGCCGACCTGTGCCTCTCCCTAAAACTATCCTAGGGTGTGGACACGATAACATTGGAACCTATGAAGCACAAGGTTCTGGCATTGTTGGCCTTGGACGTGGCGAGATTTCTCTTACTTCCCAACTAGGTTCTTCTATTGATGGAAAATTCTCCTACTGCTTGATTCCATTAACTTCCCGAGGTAAAACCACAAGCAAATTGAATTTTGGTAGTAATGCAGTCGTATCGGGTTCTGGAGTCGTGTCTACTCCCTTAGTCTCCGGAGAGTATAAAACCTTCTACTACCTAACACTCGAAGCAATTAGTGTTGGCAGAAAAAGAATCGACTTGATCAATCCTTCTGAATCCGGAAACTCAGAAGGCAATATTATCATTGATTCAGGCACAACATTGACAATGTTGCCATCGAACTTGTACCCCAAATTTGAATCTGCagtaaaagataaaattcattTACCAACTACAGATGACCCGAATGGATTTCTAAGTCTCTGCTACAAGTCCTCATCACGTGAATTTAGTGGTCCAAGTATCACAGCGCATTTCACCGGTGCAGACGTGAATCTGAGTTCTAGAACCACCTTCGTTAGGGTAGATAAGAAGGTTGTGTGCTTGGCTTTCGTTCCTGCAGATTCAATCGGCATTTTCGGTAACTTGGCCCAATCCAATCTTTTGGTAGGCTATGACGTTGTGAAGAAATCTGTGTCCTTTAAGCCAACGGATTGCACCAACCTTTAA
- the LOC142616386 gene encoding aspartic proteinase CDR1-like, translating into MKITASHRHSLLSFATLTTTFSIFFLCSFSLTEALNGGFSVDLIHRDSPNSPFYNPSETSSQRMANALHRSVNRVNHFKPKSVSTNSLQTDVIPNNGEFLIKYFVGTPPVPMLSIVDTGSDLIWIQCTPCTKCYNQTAPLFDPKKSGTYKKVSCSSSQCKSLETTECSNDGKNCQYSMSYGDSSFTNGELAMDTLTLGSTTSQSVPFPKTIIGCGHDNHGSFDKEGSGIVGLGGGAVSLVSQLRSSIGAKFSHCLIPLNSKGKNSSKLNFGSNALVSGSGVVSTPIVQKPQNSVTYYFLTLEAMSVGRKRLELSDSSTFEDIKGNIIIDSGTTVTMLPEYFYSKFELAVEEAIHLKRSDDPSLILSLCYKTSKDDIGAPSITAHFTGADVMLSPKTTFIRLSEKFLCLAFGAGETLSIFGNLAQSNLLVGYDLVKKTVSFKPTDCTKL; encoded by the coding sequence ATGAAAATCACGGCATCTCATCGCCACTCACTTCTCTCTTTTGCTACATTGACAACtacattctccattttctttctttgtagcTTCTCTCTCACTGAAGCTCTCAATGGGGGCTTTAGTGTGGATCTCATCCACCGTGACTCCCCAAATTCTCCCTTCTACAACCCTTCAGAGACTTCTTCGCAGCGCATGGCTAATGCCTTGCATCGTTCTGTTAACCGTGTCAATCATTTTAAGCCAAAGTCAGTCTCTACCAATTCACTCCAAACAGATGTAATCCCAAATAACGGTGAATTCCTTATAAAATACTTTGTTGGTACACCACCAGTCCCAATGCTAAGCATTGTTGATACTGGTAGTGATTTGATTTGGATACAGTGCACACCTTGCACCAAGTGCTACAACCAAACAGCTCCACTTTTTGATCCTAAAAAGTCCGGAACCTACAAAAAAGTTTCTTGCTCTTCATCTCAATGTAAGTCTCTAGAAACAACCGAGTGCTCAAATGATGGAAAAAATTGCCAATATTCAATGTCTTATGGCGATTCTTCATTCACAAATGGAGAACTTGCTATGGACACTCTCACTCTAGGATCAACTACAAGTCAGTCCGTGCCTTTTCCTAAGACTATCATAGGATGTGGACATGATAATCATGGATCCTTTGATAAGGAAGGTTCTGGCATTGTTGGCCTTGGAGGCGGCGCGGTTTCCCTTGTTTCCCAATTGCGTTCTTCTATTGGTGCCAAGTTTTCCCACTGCTTGATACCATtaaattcaaaaggaaaaaactcAAGCAAATTGAATTTCGGTAGCAATGCGTTGGTTTCAGGTTCTGGAGTCGTATCTACTCCCATAGTTCAGAAACCCCAAAACTCAGTCACCTACTACTTCTTAACACTCGAAGCAATGAGTGTTGGCAGAAAAAGATTGGAGTTAAGCGATTCTTCTACGTTCGAAGATATAAAGGGAAATATTATCATCGATTCGGGGACAACAGTGACGATGCTGCCAGAATATTTCTACTCCAAGTTTGAATTAGCAGTAGAAGAAGCAATTCATTTAAAGCGCAGTGATGACCCGAGTCTAATTCTAAGTCTTTGCTACAAGACCTCAAAAGATGATATAGGTGCACCAAGTATCACAGCACATTTTACTGGTGCAGATGTAATGTTGAGTCCCAAAACCACCTTCATTAGACTAAGTGAGAAATTTTTGTGCTTGGCTTTTGGGGCTGGTGAAACACTTTCCATCTTCGGTAACTTGGCCCAGTCCAACTTGTTGGTAGGCTATGACCTAGTGAAGAAAACTGTATCTTTTAAGCCAACAGATTGCACCAAGCTCTAA